The genomic region ggtcaaatgattccttttggtccatttcagctgtaaataacaatatacaaataataaatgtcagcgtTTATCTCACGCCGACCACAAACACATCTGCTTtagcgttagcttgttagcattagtaTTTAGTTCACTCGGGTTGAGGCTAACCGAGTCTGGCGGAATACCTCATACTCCTCcgtgaatacattttaaaaaggctGTCCtgtgtttggaaaaaaaagttttaggaACCCCCCAAACTGTGATCAACCAATCAGTGTTCAACAACAAAGCCCACCACCGATTAGGTTCCAGGAACTTTCCAAAAGTCCCACATCGCTGGCAGGAACAAAAAAAAGCTTCTGAAAGCCAAATCTACCCAGGTAGTTTTTGGCAGAAACAGAGAGGGAACTTTACTTATCCAGACCCGAAATTTTGCGTTCCTGTAAAAGTTCCTGCGGTGAAAAGGGGCCtaatgtgtaacatgtttagtctTTGTCACGTCGGGGTTGCATTTTACGTGGTCgctctcccaggatgcagacggaaaacTCCGGAGACAAGGTACAGGTAAGAAAATGATTTAATGTCTGTAAATCATGCGGGATACAAACAAAAGATCATCATCATACCGATAGCACAGCAAGCTAACGGTATAGCAAACAAGAAACGCTTAGCATATGACaaagcttagctcaggaatcCAAATGGTAACTGACGTAAattgttgcatggaagcaaataagGAAGCCAGAACGTGAATAAGTAGCTCTGTGATTaatgcccggcagcaggtgagcgtgccgaacactaatcagaggcagctgaaactaatcagcacccatggtaaccaaagcacaaacccaggggtgcctAAAACATGACTGAGATAGTGGAACTTatagaacaaaactaaacaaaacatgatccgggcaacggatcatgacagtctTGTCCTCTATAGATATAtgataatgattttaaagatacCATAATGATATTAAAGATACCAACAAATGAATAATAAAAGTAAATACAGTGTCTGCCAGAGAGGATCTGCATTTAAAGGCAACATTTGGCAATGGCGATAACATAgttatttatgaaaataaatacacataCTGATCGGCGGCAGATCAATCGGTGCATccctttggttttgtttttttatgctcagcTATCAATACCAAGAGTGCTATGATTACCTTGCACTATCTCTGCTTCCCCCAATATTCTCACCCTTGGTTCTATCATCAAATCTGCTATAATCAATATGAAGTAGtctagtaatcacagtgtttcAATGAGGAAATGAATCATTGCCATTGCAGCACGATATCAACATCATCCACCGGGACCTGAAGGCAGAGAATGTTCTGTTCACCAGCAGCGGCTGTGTGAAAGTGGCAGACTTTGGATTCAGCACACAGATCTCAAACCGCAATGACGCCCTGGACACCTTCTGCGGCTCGCCTCCGTACGCCGCGCCGGAGCTCTTCAGGGAGGAGTGTTACCTTGGCCCTCCGGTGGACGTCTGGGCGATGGGGGTCATTCTTTTTTTCATGGTGACCGGGACCATGCCCTTCCGTGCTGAAACCATGGGCAAACTGAGACGCTGCATCACCCAAGGCGCCTACACCATCCCTCCCTGGGTGCCCGGTCCTTGTCAGAGGCTCATCAGGGGCATCTTGAAACCAGAGTCCGGCGAGCGTTACGCCGTAGACCAGATGCTGGGCTGCGACTGGCTTTTACCTGTCGAGTTTCCCTGGTCTTTAGCTTCTCCGGAACCAGCGAGCCCTCTCCACAGCTCCGTGCGTTGGGACACGGCGGAAGAAGAGGAAAGGGAGGAGGTCCGGAGCTCGCTGGAGAAGCTCGGGTTTTCGTCGGAAAACTTCCGAAACAATCAGCTTAATGAGAGCCGCAGCCCTGTCACCGGGGTTTATCGGATCCTGCTGCACCGGGCGCAGAGGAGGCGGGGCTGTGACTGTTTGCCCGTAGTCCGAGGGATGGTGAGGGACCCCAAGCGAGAGGGGCTTCGAGCGTATCGGGGCCTCAGACACACTTCCAAGCTATGTGTGCTTTCATAATCCTTTTGAATGTACATTCTGTATTTGACACTTTTTTAAATGATTCCTACCGAGGTATGAGGGTACATGTTGGATCccatatgtactggactctcacactattatgttggatcccatatgtactggactctcacactattatgttagatccactatggactggactctcacactattatgttggatcccatatgtactggactctcacactattatgttagatccactatggactggactctcacactattatgttagatccactatggactggactctcacactattatgttagatccactatggactggactctcacactattatgttggatcccatatgtactggactctcacactattatgttggatcccatatgtactggactctcacactattatgttagatccactatggactggactctcacactattatgttagatccactatggactggactctcactattatgttggatccactatggactggactctcacactattatgttggatccactatggactggactctcacactattatgttagatccactatggactggactctcactattatgttggatccactatggactggactctcacactattatgttagatccactatggactggactctcactattatgttagatccactatggactggactctcacactattatgttagatccactatggactggactctcacactattatgttagatccactatggactggactctcacactattatgttagatccactatggactggactctcacactattatgttagatccactatggactggactctcacactattatgttggatcccatatgtactggactctcacactattatgttagatccactatggactggactctcacactattatgttagatccactattgactggactctcacactattatgttagatccacta from Nerophis ophidion isolate RoL-2023_Sa linkage group LG17, RoL_Noph_v1.0, whole genome shotgun sequence harbors:
- the nim1kb gene encoding serine/threonine-protein kinase NIM1; its protein translation is MKASSEMPLGQCQVANPKFHHSLYSLTDSSDPDQEEEEADAPLRFTPLQKLTFDMHKDERIIKELIIGRRVGFYKVRGEIGIGTFSRVKMAFHALTKDKVALKILDKTRLDPQAQRLLSREVSSMDSMQHPNVIRLYEVLEMPSRLYLVLEYAGGGDLHNRICNQGKLADNTSKITFSQMLSAIKYMHDINIIHRDLKAENVLFTSSGCVKVADFGFSTQISNRNDALDTFCGSPPYAAPELFREECYLGPPVDVWAMGVILFFMVTGTMPFRAETMGKLRRCITQGAYTIPPWVPGPCQRLIRGILKPESGERYAVDQMLGCDWLLPVEFPWSLASPEPASPLHSSVRWDTAEEEEREEVRSSLEKLGFSSENFRNNQLNESRSPVTGVYRILLHRAQRRRGCDCLPVVRGMVRDPKREGLRAYRGLRHTSKLCVLS